TTTTGTGCACGAAATGTGAAATGTTTTCTGATAAAGATCGACGTGTAAAAAACTTAGAATCCTGACTTATTAGTGTTGTATGGGTGCTAGGTAAATAAAAACTGACAAGCAATCGGTTTTGCTCTTCATTTATTGCtttcacttgtatgtatgtatatctgtacgtgagtgagtgagtgtgtgtgtgtgtgtgtgtgtgtgtgtgccactgtTGAAGTTGCTCGTgcatatgaaaaacaattaaagtgtgtatatgagtgtgtgcgcgacCGCGTGCTTCACTTCTCAGctgcaaaagaaataaacatttaagaAATAAAGGATCTTTTCGTTTTCAACGGCAGgtcaagaaattaatttttaggGAAAAGATCCGAAATGTTTTATGTGtccgaaatttgaaagtgtttggttacaaaaaaaaaaaactctcgatctgccgttgaaaGGAAAGAGATCGGAAATAGAAATTCGGTcggtacttgtctattgtcgtggtcccggattcgcgcgcgcgcgcgcgtcagacgtaggtactcgatactcgagatcctacgaggtgacttgcgcatgcgcagtgcgcgattcgcgcatgcgcagtgcgcgattcgcgcatgcgcgttaacccccccccccccggaaaaaaaaaggattttttttaaagatacctttctgctttttaagacaaaaaggtgttggatttcactaaaaatatatatatgtgtgtgtgtgtgtgtgtatatataacatattcaattttacacaaaaaaattacatagtcgctttcctcgcggatttacagataaatgaattaattatataaattaaataattcttgaaaattaattattattaatactcgagatcctacgaggtgacttgcgcatgcgcagtgcgcgattcgcgcatgcgcgttaacccccccccccggaaaaaaaaaaggatttttttaaagatacctttagtcgctttcctcgcggatttacagataaatgaattaattactattttacagaataaaattaatgaattaattatataaattaaataattcttgaaaattaattattattaataatattttttgaacaaagtaaaaagtaattactttttttttacagaaacgcgaacggggaattttcagtttaaagtttataaataaatacatttcatgtgtAATGTAAAATAGTAGTCAATTAATTAAATAccttctttttctggggtattattcttgttcaaactcgtcacatatttgtaacttttcgatGTAAACCTTTCAATGTAAGTCTTAATTAAAAAGTTGCGGCAGCTTAGCAGAAATGTCACGTTATAATTTCTACcatgcaatggtttcaatacacgcGGGAGATCATACCCCTTCAAACTTTATACCATTCTGAAAGATGTTTCAGAATATTCATCACACGACCGTTTTcattttgtccaaatatttttttccacagaAACTCATCAAAATTGTGGCGATTTTATGACAGTGTAGCAAATTAGTAATCAACTAATTAAATAccttctttttctggggtattattcttgttcaaactcgtcacatatttgtaacttttcgatGTAAACCTTTCAATGTAAGTCTTAATTAAAAAGTTGTGGCAGCTTAGCAGAAATGTCACGTTATAATTTCTACcatgcaatggtttcaatacacgcGGGAGATCATACCCCTTCAAACTTTATACCATTCTGAAAGATGTTTCAGAATATTCATCACACGACCGTTTTCATTTTGTCCAAAAATACACGCGGGAGATCATACCCCTTCAAACTCTATACCATTCTGAAAGATGTTTCAGAATATTCATCAAGCAATCGTATGCAGTTTGCCCATACTGTTTTCCACAGAAACTCATCAAGGTACGAGTCCACCATGGTGGAATGTACCCCCATCAtcgttttaaattttcttttggcATTCTTCCAGTAACATTCCACAGAATTTGTGTGTACACCTGTTAGGGGATCCACAAAATTCTGGGAATGGTTTACTGTGAAATGGATGTATTTTGGTGTCACATCCATTTCTGCAATACCATTATAGGCGGGCCAGCAATCCGAATGAATTGTTGTGCCCGGTCTAATAAATTTTTTGATGATGGGTAGCAGAGTTTCCGAGGAACGGTCAGCTACGAACAGTATGAAGCCTTTTTTGTCTTCTCTGTCGTAACCTCCAAAGACCCATCTCTCTTGTGGCGTTCTCCGTCTATTGTATTTTCTCTTACACATCAGACTTTCATCTACTTCAACAACGTGTCCGACACCACCAATTTGGTATGGATTGTTGATTAGATTGTTGCTACAGATATCTCGCATGTATTGATACCATTGAATAACGGTAGATTTTGACAATCCAGTCATTGCTATTGCTCCTGTTATTGTTAGGTTACTGCCCCAACAATATATAACATGAATGAAATCGTGCAGTTTCAATCTGCTATTTTCGAGATACGATTTCTTTGTAATTGACTCTTTTTCCCCTTTGTGAGTTGGGCAGCGAAAAATTTTTTCCTGGTTGTGTTTTATAAGAGTCATCTCTCTATGGCATTTTGAGCAAATTGGAGTTGAGGAACTCAACACTTTTTTGTCCTTTAGGAATGAATAGATACTGTCAAAGTCTTTTACGATACTTTCTATCTCATACaacattttttcttaatttaactCACAGTTCAACTGGTGAAGATAAACTGAAACTAAAGTTATTTTCAGTATCAGTTAGCTGAGTATCAGTCAGTTAGCTCTGATTGGTTAGATTTTAGAACTTTCTCTGTCCCCTCTTTCAAACTAATTtttgttgtgggggggggggagaaagatgaacgatttaaaataaatatatcttaattgtagtgtgagaaaagtatatatattctgatgataaaatatattctttcaaaaaCATTTGTAGTCCTACTATGAAAGATTGTTTTGGGCTGAAACCCAAGTTAACGAAAATACATGAATAAGGATTTGACTGTCATGATGTTGAGTCTTATTAGATTCTTGTCCGATTCAGTATATTTGTCATGTGCTTTCTGAAGTAGGCAATAAAAACCTTATAAACAAACTGTTATCTACATAATACTGTGGTAATTAGACAAAcattaactgaaattaattaTGCCTTTCCTAACAGAAAATgacataatatgtatttattatgtgaaCATGTAAAGGAAACTGAAAATTGTGATATGTTCCTCTCATTACTGGCACTTATTaacttgagaaaaataaaaaggccACATATAGAATGAGATattcgaaaataaaaaaatgttaaaagataCTCCTCGGAATTAAAATCATGACAAAGATTTTCAAAATCCCTTTTTTGCGATAGATGGAGATTGCCTGAAGTAAataagggagaaggagagagaagacagCAGAAGGAACAGCATTGATGAGTTTCTATGGAAGGAAATATTTGGACAAAATGAAAACGGTCGTGTGATGAATATTCTGAAACATCTTTCAGAATGGTATAAAGTTTGAAGGGGTATGATCTCCCgcgtgtattgaaaccattgcatgGTAGAAATTATAACGTGACATTTCTGCTAAGCTGCCGCAACTTTTTAATTAAGACTTACATTGAATGGTTTACatcgaaaagttacaaatatgtgacgagtttgaaca
This DNA window, taken from Octopus sinensis linkage group LG4, ASM634580v1, whole genome shotgun sequence, encodes the following:
- the LOC115210589 gene encoding uncharacterized protein LOC115210589, translated to MLYEIESIVKDFDSIYSFLKDKKVLSSSTPICSKCHREMTLIKHNQEKIFRCPTHKGEKESITKKSYLENSRLKLHDFIHVIYCWGSNLTITGAIAMTGLSKSTVIQWYQYMRDICSNNLINNPYQIGGVGHVVEVDESLMCKRKYNRRRTPQERWVFGGYDREDKKGFILFVADRSSETLLPIIKKFIRPGTTIHSDCWPAYNGIAEMDVTPKYIHFTVNHSQNFVDPLTGVHTNSVECYWKNAKRKFKTMMGVHSTMVDSYLDEFLWKTVWANCIRLLDEYSETSFRMV